In a single window of the Silurus meridionalis isolate SWU-2019-XX chromosome 8, ASM1480568v1, whole genome shotgun sequence genome:
- the sdsl gene encoding serine dehydratase-like isoform X2 encodes MFFSDLISGGNAGLATAYAARKLGIPATIIVPSSSPRLVLDKLQDHGASVRVVGKVWDEANAEAVRLAESEKLTLVPPFDHPLIWEGHSSLVHELKAVLPHEPGAVVLSVGGGGLFCGVVQGMDDVGWGHVPILCMETVGADCLNAAVKAGRLVTLPDITSEAKCLGAKTACSQAFEYSKRPNIISELVTDRQALQATELFLDEERVLVELACAASLAAVYSGVIQRLQDRGRLPKPLGPLVVIVCGGSGINSAQLQHLHTVCK; translated from the exons ATGTTCTTCAG TGATTTAATTTCAGGTGGAAACGCAGGCCTGGCCACAGCGTATGCAGCACGCAAGCTTGGCATCCCGGCCACCATCATCGTGCCTTCATCCTCTCCCAGGCTGGTGCTGGACAAGCTGCAGGATCACGGTGCCAGCGTGCGAGTTGTCGGTAAG GTTTGGGATGAAGCAAATGCTGAAGCTGTTCGCCTGGCTGAAAGCGAAAAGCTCACGCTTGTGCCTCCGTTTGACCATCCTCTGATCTG gGAAGGTCATTCCAGTCTGGTCCACGAGCTGAAGGCGGTTCTGCCGCATGAGCCGGGGGCCGTGGTTCTGTCCGTCGGAGGTGGAGGACTTTTCTGTGGAGTTGTCCAGGGCATGGATGACGTCGGCTGGGGTCACGTTCCGATCCTGTGTATGGAGACGGTGGGGGCGGATTGTCTCAATGCAGCCGTCAAAGCCGGGCGTTTAGTGACTTTACCAGACATTAcgag TGAGGCCAAATGTTTAGGAGCAAAGACAGCGTGCAGTCAGGCGTTCGAATACAGCAAAAGACCAAACATCATCTCTGAGCTTGTGACCGACCGACAGGCTCTACAGGCAACGGAGCTCTTTCTtg atgAAGAGCGTGTGCTAGTGGAGTTAGCATGTGCAGCGTCGCTAGCCGCAGTGTACAGCGGGGTGATACAGCGTTTGCAGGACAGAGGTCGTCTGCCCAAACCGCTCGGCCCGCTGGTCGTCATCGTGTGCGGAGGCAGCGGCATTAACTCCGCTCAGCTGCAGCATCTGCACACCGTCTGCAAATGA
- the sdsl gene encoding serine dehydratase-like isoform X1 — protein sequence MSDMYGFHISSPLIESISMSKRLGSDVYLKMENTQPSGSFKIRGIGHLVQQLAGSKSNGVVCSSGGNAGLATAYAARKLGIPATIIVPSSSPRLVLDKLQDHGASVRVVGKVWDEANAEAVRLAESEKLTLVPPFDHPLIWEGHSSLVHELKAVLPHEPGAVVLSVGGGGLFCGVVQGMDDVGWGHVPILCMETVGADCLNAAVKAGRLVTLPDITSEAKCLGAKTACSQAFEYSKRPNIISELVTDRQALQATELFLDEERVLVELACAASLAAVYSGVIQRLQDRGRLPKPLGPLVVIVCGGSGINSAQLQHLHTVCK from the exons atgtCAGACATGTATGGATTTCACATCAGCTCTCCTCTCATTGAGAGCATCAGCATGTCCAAGAGACTCGGCTCAGACGTTTATTTGAAGATGGAAAACACCCAACCCTCCGGCTCATTTAAAATCAGAGGGATCGGACACCTGGTTCAGCAG ctTGCAGGTTCAAAATCCAATGGTGTAGTATGTTCTTCAG GTGGAAACGCAGGCCTGGCCACAGCGTATGCAGCACGCAAGCTTGGCATCCCGGCCACCATCATCGTGCCTTCATCCTCTCCCAGGCTGGTGCTGGACAAGCTGCAGGATCACGGTGCCAGCGTGCGAGTTGTCGGTAAG GTTTGGGATGAAGCAAATGCTGAAGCTGTTCGCCTGGCTGAAAGCGAAAAGCTCACGCTTGTGCCTCCGTTTGACCATCCTCTGATCTG gGAAGGTCATTCCAGTCTGGTCCACGAGCTGAAGGCGGTTCTGCCGCATGAGCCGGGGGCCGTGGTTCTGTCCGTCGGAGGTGGAGGACTTTTCTGTGGAGTTGTCCAGGGCATGGATGACGTCGGCTGGGGTCACGTTCCGATCCTGTGTATGGAGACGGTGGGGGCGGATTGTCTCAATGCAGCCGTCAAAGCCGGGCGTTTAGTGACTTTACCAGACATTAcgag TGAGGCCAAATGTTTAGGAGCAAAGACAGCGTGCAGTCAGGCGTTCGAATACAGCAAAAGACCAAACATCATCTCTGAGCTTGTGACCGACCGACAGGCTCTACAGGCAACGGAGCTCTTTCTtg atgAAGAGCGTGTGCTAGTGGAGTTAGCATGTGCAGCGTCGCTAGCCGCAGTGTACAGCGGGGTGATACAGCGTTTGCAGGACAGAGGTCGTCTGCCCAAACCGCTCGGCCCGCTGGTCGTCATCGTGTGCGGAGGCAGCGGCATTAACTCCGCTCAGCTGCAGCATCTGCACACCGTCTGCAAATGA